The following coding sequences are from one Rhipicephalus microplus isolate Deutch F79 chromosome 3, USDA_Rmic, whole genome shotgun sequence window:
- the LOC142803786 gene encoding uncharacterized protein LOC142803786: MCRLWAAELNQAWTVASSSTSTSPTPIKEQGPSTERCGLGVCATARITNQFAPAMQMVRYVIAHLLLPALAHAVAPAEHGFSCPGSDEGSACPLPIVKCLARPEEGLWAAELNQAWTVASSSTSTSPTPIKEQGPSTERCGLGVCATARITNQFAPAMQVGEPYVVFSKRSGNYFLVQLPSPHCCMVIIAECVHVIRALLILAGDVETNPGPSNISENLLAELRKLSTGQTQLIAEVQGLKSQLGNTDKTIGELNKRLSDLESHYQSLVPLRKEIEVLRVNTEQTSCRIFALEARIDDAENRSRRNNLIFYGIPDPSASETFSESERLVMNLCRDNLQVHLEPRDIERAHRLGRHSPERSRPIIVKIALHKTKTAILSNGRKLKGTSYGIGEDFSRSVQNARKQLIAFARSNNKPFSMHFKTLHMNQKRYIFDAESNTVKELS, from the coding sequence atgtgcagactctgggcagctgagctcaaccaagcctggacggttgcatcatcatcgacatccacgagcccgacacctataaaagaacaaggaccttcaacggagcgctgtgggcttggtgtctgtgccactgcacggatcactaatcaattcgctcccgctatgcagatggtccgttacgtcatcgctcatctgctgctacctgcgcttgcgcatgcggtagcgccggcggaacatggcttcagctgtcctggaagcgacgaaggcagcgcatgccctctgcctatcgtcaaatgcctggctcgaccagaagagggactctgggcagctgagctcaaccaagcctggacggttgcatcatcatcgacatccacgagcccgacacctataaaagaacaaggaccttcaacggagcgctgtgggcttggtgtctgtgccactgcacggatcactaatcaattcgctcccgctatgcagGTTGGTGAGCCCTACGTTGTCTTTTCGAAAAGATCTGGTAATTACTTTCTGGTACAGCTGCCAAGCCCGCATTGCTGTATGGTTATTATTGCCGAGTGTGTCCATGTAATTCGTGCACTACTAATTCTAGCTGGAGAtgttgaaactaaccctggccctTCAAATATCTCTGAGAACCTTCTTGCTGAATTGCGTAAGCTATCTACAGGTCAAACACAACTAATTGCAGAAGTACAGGGCTTGAAGTCTCAGCTCGGTAACACCGATAAAACAATTGGCGAACTGAACAAAAGATTATCAGACCTTGAAAGTCATTATCAGTCTCTGGTACCACTTCGAAAAGAAATAGAAGTCCTGCGCGTTAACACGGAGCAGACCTCCTGCAGAATCTTTGCACTAGAAGCCCGTATTGATGACGCTGAAAATCGCTCAAGGCGGAACAACCTAATATTTTACGGTATCCCGGACCCTTCCGCATCTGAAACATTTTCTGAATCGGAGCGGCTGGTAATGAATCTTTGCCGGGACAACCTACAGGTTCACTTAGAACCAAGAGATATCGAACGCGCGCATCGTCTCGGTCGACATTCACCTGAACGCTCCCGGCCCATAATCGTGAAGATTGCTCTGCACAAGACAAAAACTGCAATATTATCGAATGGTCGCAAGCTTAAGGGGACAAGTTACGGCATAGGTGAAGACTTCTCACGCTCAGTCCAAAATGCTAGAAAACAACTAATTGCTTTTGCGAGAAGTAACAACAAGCCATTTTCAATGcacttcaaaacactgcacatgaaTCAGAAGCGCTACATTTTCGACGCCGAATCAAACACCGTCAAAGAACTATCGTAG